Within Marinomonas mediterranea MMB-1, the genomic segment AGTGACCATACCACGAGCAGCGCCCTCTTCAACAATTAAGTCTTCGCACGATTGTTGGAATAACCAGAGGTTTTCCTGATTTTCAAGTTGTTGACGAATGGCAGCTTTGTAAAGAATTCTATCTGCTTGAGCACGTGTTGCTCTTACTGCTGGTCCTTTACGAGAATTGAGAGTTCGAAACTGTATTCCGCCCTGATCCGTTGCCAATGCCATAGCGCCGTCTAATGCGTCAATTTCCTTAACAAGATGGGATTTTCCTATTCCACCAATGGCAGGGTTACAAGACATTTGGCCTAACGTTTCAATGTTATGGCTTAACAGAAGTGTTTTTGCTCCCGTACGGGCTGCAGCAAGCGCTGCCTCAGTTCCTGCATGTCCACCACCCACTACGATAACGTCAAAACGACTTGGGAAATCCACTCAATACCTCGGTTACAAAAAAATGACTAAAAAACGAACAGCTCAGATAAGGGCGCCTAGTATATCGGACATTTTTCAAAAAGGAAGAGTTGAGATCGGACATATCCCGGTCATCATAAATAATAAAATAAGTATATATATCTTAAATCTTATGTTTATAGTTACTTTATAGCATACAGAAATCTGTTTATAACTCAAAAAAATCTATATAAAACAGTTTTTTATACGTTTTAATTCCTGTGAAATAACGCTTTAGATGCTTGGGATGTGGGTAAGGTTATCTTGTGTATAACATTGTGAGTTATACATGGCTATTTTTTGCCTGTGGACTTGTTCAAAACTGTGCAAAACTTCCTATAAAGCTATCACCAATGTAATCCACAGGCATTTTTGATTGGTTTTTTGTTTATAACTATATGAAAAATATAGATAAATTGTAATTTTTTGGGGATATGTACAGTCTTTTATTGTTTTTTAATCCACAGTGTAAGTAATTTGTTTTTTTTCAATTTACGGTATTTTTAATCAAAAAAAATGTGAATAAAACTTCTTGACTCTTTGGCAATGCGAATCTTTGTGGGTAAATGATAGAAAAATATTAGGTCGATGAGTGTGGATAAGGCGACTTTCTTCCTATTTCTAGGTCTGGCTTGAGAAACAGCCTATCTTCGTTAAGAGTGATTGAAAGGTATTAACATTCCTGCTCACTCTTGCCTCAATAGGTTGTTTCTCTAGACTTATTCGTACCTTCCCTATAGTAAGAAAGAGAAAATAAGGTCGAAAAAAAAGAGCCTAAACAGGCTCTTTTCTCATTGGCGTATTCTATTTTCAGCTCTTATTTTCCGATACAGAACGAGCCAAAGATTCGTCCTAATAGATCGTCACTGGTAAACTCGCCAGTGATTTCACTGAGTGCTTGTTGTGCTTCTTTTAGATCTTCTGCTAACAGTTCTCCTGCGCCAAAGCCATGTAATTGCTCATGCCCAGAACGTAAGAAATCATTCGTTTTGTTCAGTGCTTCAATGTGCCTACGGCGCGCAATAAAGCCACCTTCGGTGGTGCTTTCAAACCCCATTACCGCTTTTAAGTGTTGTGATAGCGCGTCGATGCCCTGACCTGTTTTAGCGGAAAGAGACAAAATAGGCAGATCATTAATGCTTTCGAGCCCTGTTGTCTCCTTGGTAAGATCCACTTTATTTCTAACCAAGGTCAGTTTATCTCGCGATGGTAGTTGCGCCACAAATTCGGGCCATATCTCTTCTGGGTCCTTTGACCCCACGGTTTGGCTATCAACCATTAATAAAATTCGATCGGCCTTGTGGATTTCATCCCATGCTCTTTGGATGCCTATTTGTTCTACTTCATCAGGGCTGTCGCGTAAGCCTGCCGTATCAATGATATGAAGAGGCATGCCATCTAAATGGATATGCTCTCTAAGCACGTCTCGAGTGGTGCCTGCGATGTTCGTGACAATGGCGGAGTCTTTGCCTGACAAAGTGTTTAGCAGACTTGATTTGCCTGCATTTGGTCTTCCTGCAATAACGACATTCATACCTTCTCGTAATAATGCGCCCTGATTGGCCTCTTTTAGAACCGCATTTAGTTTGATTTGAATGCCTTCTAGCTCAGCGGCAACTTTCCCATCACCAATAAAATCAATTTCTTCTTCGGGAAAATCAATGGCGGCTTCAACATAGATGCGCAAATGAATTAACGCTTCAACCAATTCGGTGACGCGTTTCGAAAATGCCCCTTGAAGAGAACGTAATGCGCATTTAGCCGCTTGCTCTGAGGAGGAATCGATGAGATCGGCAATGGCTTCTGCCTGTGTTAAATCCATTTTATCATTTAGAAAGGCTCTTTCTGAGAATTCACCAGGCCTCGCTAACCTTGCTCCTAAGGCGGTACAACGGGTCATCAGCATATCCAAAATAACAGGGCCGCCATGACCTTGAAGCTCAAATACGTCTTCACCCGTAAAGGAGTTTGGGCCTGGGAAATACAATGCGATACCCATATCGAGTTGCTCGTCATTGTCGTCTTTAAATGGCACGTAGTGCGCATAACGAGGTTTGGGATCAAATCCGATAATCGCTTTGGCGATATCTAAACTCTTAGGGCCTGACAAGCGGATAATACCGACGCCACCACGTCCTGGAGCAGTGGCTTGCGCGGCAATAGTATCCTGGTCAATCAGTTGCTGAAAATCAGTCATGTAATGCTCTTTAATTTAGGAATAACGTGGAGGAGATAAATCATAGGCGGTCGCTATTAATAGATAATAATAGTCAAGACTCCTGTTTGAAGTTAGCACCACGCTAAATAGTATAAAGTGTCTCTATTGATAAATATTAGATACTAAAAAGGCTTCCAGTTGGAAGCCTTTTCAATCAAATTCTCACGTGTAGCCGATATGCTATTTGGGCTACTTGCCGGCCTCAATACGTTTTGTAATAACGTATTGCTGGATGATCGACAAGGTGTTGTTGACGACCCAGTATAGAACCAATCCACTTGGGAACCACAAGAAGAAGAAGGTAAATGCAATTGGCATAATCTTCATAATACGCGCTTGCATTGGATCTGGCGGCGTTGGGTTCAACATTTGCTGACCTAGCATACTAAGACCCATTAAAATAGGTAATACATAGTAAGGGTCCATATAAGACAGGTCATTGATCCAAAGCATGAATGGTGCATGACGTAACTCAACCGATTCCATCAATACCCAATAGAGCGACAGGAATACAGGCATTTGCACCAGTATTGGAAGACAGCCACCTAGAGGATTGATTTTCTCTTTCTTATAGAGCGTCATCATTGCCTGTGACATCTTCTGTCGATCGTCACCATACTGTTCACGAAGGCGTGTTAGCTCTGGGCCAAACTTACGCATTTTCGCCATTGAGCGATAACTTGCTGCAGACAGTTTGAAGAATACGGCTTTCACACAGACAACGATCAAAATAATCGCTACACCCCAGTTGATAACCACAGACTGAATGGCAGTTAGTAACCAGAATAATGGTTCTGCAAGCCACCATAACATGCCGTAGTCGACTGTTTTATCAAGGTTAGCAGCAGTAGCAGCTAATTGGTCTTGCAGTTTTGGTCCAACGTAGAAGGTGGCGCTCAATGTGCCTTTTTGTCCAGCGGGTACTTCTACTTCAGGGCCTGTAAAGCCGATAAAGTTGATGCCATTGTTAGAGCGAGTCTGAAGCGTAACTGTCTCACCTTGTTTCGGTATCCAGGCAGAAACAAAGTAATGCTGAAGCAGTGCTATCCAACCTGAATTAGTGGTGATCTTAGCTGGTTTTTCTTCCATATCTGAGAAAGAGACTTTTTCGTATCTCACTTCATCTGTGGAAATCGCTCCCCCTAAGTAGGGCTGCAAACCTAAGCTTGTCGCTGTACTAGGGTCTTCTGTACTGTCGCGTTTGATCTGTGCGAACTGCTTACCGCGCCAGTCATCTGCTGAAGTATTATTGACTGTAATGCTTTGCTCAACACTGTATACACCACGAGTAAAACGGTACGTTTTAGTGTATTCGACGCCTTTTTCGTCTGTGAAGTATAAGTTCACATCCAATGTATTCTCGCCATCTGCTAGCACGTATTGTGTTTTATCAGCGTGGTAGGTTGGGCGGCCTTTTGAGTTATCAATACCGTCTTGACCAATTAAGCCACTCTGCGAAACATAGGTACGCGTTGTGTTGTTTTCCAAAATCACAAATGGGTCACTTGCATCCAGCGTCTTCTTATATTGCAATAAAGAAGCACCGACTAAATCCCCACCTACTGGATCGATAGAAATATCCAATGTGTCGGTTTTTACATCGATGAGTTGACCTGATGCAAGCGCTTTTGCATTCGCCGGCACATCGGTGTCGCTGGCAGGTAATGTTGTATTGCTAACGGAGTTAGGTAGATCGCTTTCTGCGTTCGTTGCAGTGTTTACCGTAGTTTGGTTTTGTGCAACGGGCTGAGAAGTTTGGGATTGAGGTCCGTAATCTTGGTTCCACTGTAAGAACAGAAGATAGCCGCTTACGAATAGCGCACCCCATAAAAAGTAACGTCTGAAATCCATGGTACTCAACTAAATTTGATTGGTTGGACAACAGACTCCGGTATTTTTTGCAATTTAATTTGCGTACCAGAGCCTTTTTCAAAATCAAGCGCTAT encodes:
- the mnmE gene encoding tRNA uridine-5-carboxymethylaminomethyl(34) synthesis GTPase MnmE; this translates as MTDFQQLIDQDTIAAQATAPGRGGVGIIRLSGPKSLDIAKAIIGFDPKPRYAHYVPFKDDNDEQLDMGIALYFPGPNSFTGEDVFELQGHGGPVILDMLMTRCTALGARLARPGEFSERAFLNDKMDLTQAEAIADLIDSSSEQAAKCALRSLQGAFSKRVTELVEALIHLRIYVEAAIDFPEEEIDFIGDGKVAAELEGIQIKLNAVLKEANQGALLREGMNVVIAGRPNAGKSSLLNTLSGKDSAIVTNIAGTTRDVLREHIHLDGMPLHIIDTAGLRDSPDEVEQIGIQRAWDEIHKADRILLMVDSQTVGSKDPEEIWPEFVAQLPSRDKLTLVRNKVDLTKETTGLESINDLPILSLSAKTGQGIDALSQHLKAVMGFESTTEGGFIARRRHIEALNKTNDFLRSGHEQLHGFGAGELLAEDLKEAQQALSEITGEFTSDDLLGRIFGSFCIGK
- the yidC gene encoding membrane protein insertase YidC; translated protein: MDFRRYFLWGALFVSGYLLFLQWNQDYGPQSQTSQPVAQNQTTVNTATNAESDLPNSVSNTTLPASDTDVPANAKALASGQLIDVKTDTLDISIDPVGGDLVGASLLQYKKTLDASDPFVILENNTTRTYVSQSGLIGQDGIDNSKGRPTYHADKTQYVLADGENTLDVNLYFTDEKGVEYTKTYRFTRGVYSVEQSITVNNTSADDWRGKQFAQIKRDSTEDPSTATSLGLQPYLGGAISTDEVRYEKVSFSDMEEKPAKITTNSGWIALLQHYFVSAWIPKQGETVTLQTRSNNGINFIGFTGPEVEVPAGQKGTLSATFYVGPKLQDQLAATAANLDKTVDYGMLWWLAEPLFWLLTAIQSVVINWGVAIILIVVCVKAVFFKLSAASYRSMAKMRKFGPELTRLREQYGDDRQKMSQAMMTLYKKEKINPLGGCLPILVQMPVFLSLYWVLMESVELRHAPFMLWINDLSYMDPYYVLPILMGLSMLGQQMLNPTPPDPMQARIMKIMPIAFTFFFLWFPSGLVLYWVVNNTLSIIQQYVITKRIEAGK